CACCGCGACAGGGCGGGGGCACCGggagggacagcggggaccgggaggggacaccggaagggacagcggggaccgggaggggacagcggggacagtggggacaccgAGAGCaccgggaggggacagcggggacaccgaGAGCaccgggaggggacagcggggacccTAGGGACACCGAGAGCaccgggaggggacagcggggacagcggggacactgcagaggggacactggggacaatggggacaccgCGGAAGGGACACTGGAGGCACGGGGATGGGACAgtggggaccttggggacagcgGCGACACcgagaggggacagtggggacacggggacaccgcggagggggcactggggacagcgggggcagcgggaggggacactggtggcactggggaccgggaggggacaccgggacagagcggggggagcgggaggggacactggggacactgcgggtactggggacaccgggatgggACCCTGGTGACCCTTGAGAGGGGACAcgggtggcacaggtgaccccaggtgtgaCAAGGAGGTGACacgggtgacacaggtgtgacacaggccacccaggtgtgacacagaggtgacacgggtgacacaggtgaccccacaggtggcacaggtgaccgCAGGTgtgacagggaggggacacgggtGGCACAAGTGACCCCgagggtgacacaggtgacccCGCAgatgacacaggtgacaccgCAGGAGGCACAGGTGACCTCAGGTGACAGAAGTGACCCCAcggtggcacaggtgacacaggtgtgacccACGTGACCTCAGGTGCCACACGGAGGCGCCGCGCTCCCTCCCACGTGACCCCGCGCCCCCCACGTGACCCCTCTCCCGTCAATCACGCGTCAAACCCCGCTCTCTCTCCCCATTGGCCAGCGCGCAGCCAATCACCGCGCACCACCCGCTTTTAACCACGCCTCTCCCCGGGGCGCGCCCCCCTGTCTCCATGCCGGGACGGCGCCTCCTGATTGGTCCGCTCCCCTCCCTGGGCGTGGCCAAACCCTCACAGCCGCTCTCCTTTTATGGGCAAAGCCCCGCCCACCTCGGCGCGCCCGTTTCCGGTTCCGGCGCCATGGCCGCCATGGCCGCCCCGGCCGGGCCCCCCCGGTAACGGGAACCCCCCCCGGGAACGGGACCCCCCCGCAGCGGGACCgccccccccggtgccccccggtgccccccggtgccccccgggcCGGGACCATGTCCTCGCGCTCCGCCCTGGCGGCGGGGAACGAGCGGAACGCGGACACGGTGAGGGTGAGGGGGGGGCGGTACCGGGGGTAGGCCcgaggcgggggggggggggggggtgaacCGGAGGGGGCAccgggaggggatggggagggggggttGGTAccgggaggggtttgggggcaccgggaggggatggggagggaacGGGTGAGGGTgggggggcaccgggaggggtcaggggggtactgggaggggtctgggggcaccGGGAGTGGTCTGAGGGTAccgggaggggtctgggggcaccgggaggggtcggggggcaccgggaggggTCGGGGGGGGAACCGGGAGAGGTCTGGGGGCACCGGGAGGGGTCGgggggggcaccgggaggggctgggctggtaCCGGGAGGCCAccgggaggggtctgggggcaccgggaggggtctggggtcccactctgagattttggggggtctcggAGGTTTGGGTGGGGTCTCACCCCCCTGAGATTATTTTGAGGGGGGTCCCAAAGGTGACATtataatttggggaggggtctcactGTGATGTTAatttgaggaggggtctcaCTGTGGCAtcaatttggggaggggtctcctTGTGATAATTGGGCACTGTGacaatttggggaggggtctcacccCTCTCTCCCCCCCCAGCTGGGCCCGGGGGGTGGTCAGGGTGAGAACTGGGTGGGGGTCTCACTGTGATattattttggggaggggtctccctGTGCTAATTTGGGCACTGTGacaatttggggaggggtctcccaTTGACAGTTGGGCACTGTGACattaatttggggaggggtctcccaGTGCTAATTTGGGCACTGTGACattaatttggggaggggtctccctGTGACAGTTGGGCACTGTGACattaatttggggaggggtctcccaGTGCTAATTTGGGCACTGTGacaatttggggaggggtctccctGTGCTAATTTGGGCACTGTGACattaatttggggaggggtctccctGTGCTAATTTGGGCACTGTGacaatttggggaggggtctcacccctctctcccccccccAGCTGGGCCCGGGGGGCAGCGCCCGCCCCGACAAGGCCGGGGGGTGGTCGGGGCGGGGGTCCGGAGCCGGAGCCCCTCCCCCCCGGGGCCGGAACTCGCTGGGGGGGGGGTCCgaggagccccctccccacgtGGGCAACTACCGGCTGCTGCGCACCATCGGCAAGGGCAACTTCGCCAAGGTCAAGCTGGCCCGGCACGTGCTGACCGGCCgagaggtggggagggggctcacgcagctggggagggggctgggggcggtttggggtctggggagggggctcacgcagctggggagggggctgggggcggtttggggtctggggagggggctcacgcagctggggagggggctggggggccgtttggggtctggggagggggctcaggggggatttgggggggtttgagggggtttaggggggatttgggagggatttggaatttggggagggggctgggggggtttgagggggtttcATGAgggatttgagggggtttgggggggatttgggagggatttggaatttggggagggggctagggggggtttgaggggggcTCGTGAgggatttgagggggtttgggggggatttgggagggatttggaatttggggagggggctcaggggggatttgagggggtttgggggggatttgggagggatttggaatttggggagggggctcaggggggatttgagggggtttaggggggatttgggagggatttggaatttggggagggggctcagggggtttggggcaccATCGGCAAGGGCAACTTCGCCAAGGTCAAGCTGGCCCGGCACGTGCTGACCGGCCgagaggtggggagggggctcacgcagctggggagggggctggggggcggtttggggtctggggagggggctcacgcagctggggagggggctgggggcggtttggggtctggggagggggctcacgcagctggggagggggctggggggcggtttggggtctggggagggggctgggggcggtttgggggggtttgagggggttaggggggatttgggagggatttggaatttggggagggggctcaggggggattTAGGAGGgatttggaatttggggagggggctcggggggatttgaggggattagagggggtttgagggggtttgagggggtttaggggggatttgggagggatttggaatttggggagggggctcaggggggattTAGGACGgatttggaatttggggagggggctagggggggtttgaggggagCTCatgggggatttgagggggtttAGGTGTaatttggaatttggggagggggctggggggggtttgaggggagCTCatgggggatttgagggggtttAGGTGTaatttggaatttggggagggggctagGGGGGATTTGAGGAGGGCTCATGAGGGATTTGAGGGGGTTCAGGTGGgatttggaatttggggagggggctagggggggtttgagggggtttaGGACAGATTTGGGGCGgtgggagggggctcagggtgatggggagggggtttaggggtttggggagggggctgggaggaatttgagggggtttgggagggatttgggatttggggaggggtcccaggcgtcccctcagagccccctccccaatttcaGGTCGCCATCAAGATCATCGACAAGACCCAGCTGAACCCCACCAGCCTGCagaaggtggggaggggtcccgggggggctCCCCGcctttggggaggggtctcctcattggggaggggtctctccatttggggaggggtctccagcccccccccccccccccccgctgaCCCtcgcccccctcccccctcagcTGTTCCGGGAAGTTCGGATCATGAAGGGGCTGAACCACCCCAACATCGGTGagactggggaggggtcccgaattggggaggggtctctgaaatggggaggggtctctggaactggggaggggtccctggaaTTGGGGTTCGGATCGTGAAGGGGCTGAACCACCCCAACATCGGTGagactggggaggggtctctgaattggggaggggtctctggaactggggaggggtccctggaaGTGGGGAGGGTTCCCGAATTAGGGAGGGGtcctggaatttggggaggggtccctggaaTTGGGGTTCGGATCATGAAGGGGCTGAACCACCCCAACATCGGTGagattggggaggggtcctgaattggggaggggtctctggaactggggaggggtcccgaattggggaggggtcctggaatttggggaggggtccctggaaTTGGGGTTCGGATCATGAAGGGGCTGAACCACCCCAACATCGGTGagattggggaggggtccctgaattggggaggggtccccgaattggggaggggtctggaatttggggaggggtctggaatttggggaggggtctggaattggggaggggtccccaaaaaggggaggggtctggaatttggggaggggtcccgaggCGGCCGTGCCCCCCCAGTGAAGCTGTTCGAGGTGATCGAGACGGAGAAGACGCTCTACCTGGTGATGGAGTACGCCAGCGCaggtgggcacacctgggcacacctgggggacattggggacacctgggcacacctggggggacacctgggggacatcggggacacctgggggacatcggggacacctgggggacatcgggcacacctggggggacacctgggggacacctgggcacacctgggggacatcggggacacctggggggacacctgggggacatcagggacacctgggcgcacctgggggacatcagggggacaccggggacacctggggggacacctgggcacacctgggggacatcggggacacctgggcacacctgggggacatcgggcacacctggggggacacctgggcacacctgggggacatcagggggacattggggacacctggggggacgcctggggacatcagggacacctgggaggacatggggacacctggggatgctgagactgtcacctggggacacctggggggacactggggacatcagagacacctggggggacatgggggacacctggggacactgagactgacacctggggacattggggacaccgaGATCCCTGTGTGTCCTCCAGGTGAGGTGTTCGATTAcctggggtggattttgggatattttggggtttttggggtttttggggtttttggggtttttggggtctggctcacccaggtgtgtccccccccccccaggtgaggtGTTCGATTAcctggggtggatttgggggttttttggggtttttggggtttttggggtttttggggtttttggggtgttctgacccaggtgtgtcccccccccccaggtgaggtGTTCGATTAcctggggtggattttggggggttttggggtttttggggtttttggggtgttctgacccaggtgtgtcccccccccaggtgaggtGTTCGATTAcctggggtggattttgggggtttttggggtttttggggtttttggggtgttctgacccaggtgtgtcccccccccaggtgaggtGTTCGATTAcctggggtggattttgggggtttttggggtttttggggtttttggggtgctctgacccaggtgtgtccccccccccccccaggtgaggtGTTCGATTACCTGGTGTCCCACGGGAggatgaaggagaaggaggcGCGGGCCAAGTTCAGACAggtggggacatcggggggggcttggggacatcagggggggtttggggacatcagggggggtttggggacatcctgggggggcttggggacattgggggaggggtttggggacatcggggggggcttggggacatcctgggggggtttggggacatcgggggaggggtttggggacatcggggaggggtttggggacattgggggaggggtttggggacattggggaggggtttggggacatcctgggggggtttggggacactctggggacccGTGGTGACAGTGCCACCGCTGTCCCCAGATCGTCTCGGCCGTGCACTACTGCCACCAGAAGAACATCGTGCACAGGGACCTCaaggtgggacatggggacaggggacacgggggtggcacCACGGGGTGGCAGGTCaccgtgtccctgtcctggtgtcaccgtgtccccgtgtccatcctggtgtccccgtgtctgtccctgtgtccatcccactgttccagtgtccccatgtccatcctggtgtcactgtccccatccctgtgtccctgtccccatgtctgtcctggtgtccctgtgtctgtccccatgtccatcccggtgtccccgtcccagtgtccccgtgtctGTCCCTTTGTCCATCCCGGTGTCCTCATGtccatcctggtgtccccacgTCCATCCTGGTGTTCCTGTCCCCTGTCTCTGTATCcgtcctggtgtccctgtgtctgtccccatgtccatcctggtgtccctgtccctatccctgtGTCCCAACATCAAGATCCcgtcccagtgtccctgtccccactgctgtccccactgatgtccccaatgtccccaggctgaGAACCTGCTGCTGGACACCGACGCCAACATCAagatcccatcccagtgtccccatcccagtatccctgtccccatcccagtgtccccatcccagtgtccccatccctgtcactatcccaatgtccccactgatgtccccaatgtccccaggccGAGAACCTGCTGCTGGACGCCGACGCCAACACCAagatcccatcccagtgtccctgtcccagtgtccctgtccctctggcagtgtccctgtccccactgctgtccccactgatgtccccaatgtccccaggccGAGAACCTGCTGCTGGACGCCGACGCCAACACCGAGATCCCAttccagtgtccccatcccagtgtccccatccctgtcactatcccagtgtccccactgatgtccccaatgtccccaggccAAGAACCTGCTGCTGGACGCCGACGCCAACATCAagatcccatcccagtgtccccgtcccagtgtccctgtccctgtatccctgtccctctggcaGCGTACCTGTCCCCACTGATGTCCCCACTGATGTCCCCACTgatgtcccccatgtccccaggccGAGAACCTGCTGCTGGACGCCGACGCCAACATCAagatcccatcccagtgtccccatcccagtgtccctgtccctctggcagtgtccctgtcccaatgtccctgtcactatcccagtgtccccactgctgtccccactgatgtccccgtgtccccaggccGAGAACCTGCTGCTGGACGCCGATGCCAACATCAagatcccatcccagtgtccccatcccaatGTCCCTGTCTCagtatccctgtccctgtccccatcccagtgtccctgtccccactgatgtccccactgctgtccccactgatgtccccgtgtccccaggccGAGAACCTGCTGCTGGACGCCGACGCCAACATCAAGATCGCCGATTTCGGTTTCAGCAACGAGTTCTCCCGCGGCTCCAAGCTGGACACGTTCTGCGGCTCGCCGCCCTACGCCGCCCCCGAGCTCTTCCAGGGCAAGAAGTACGACGGGCCCGAGGTGGACATCTGGAGCCTGGGCGTCATCCTCTACACGCTGGTCAGCGGCTCGCTGCCCTTCGACGGCCACAACCTCAAGGTGACCGCTGGGGATGGCCGGGAGCCTCGCGGGCACTGCCCGGGCACTGCCCGGTCACTGCCTGGTCATTGCGTGGTCACCTCATGGTCATTGTGTGGTCATTGCATGGTCACCTCCTGGTCATTGCATGGTCACTGCCTGGTCACCTCTTGGTCATTGCATGGTCACCTCCTGGTCATTGCATGGTCACCTCTTGGTCACCTCCTGGTCACCTGCTGGTCATTGCATGGTCACTGCCTGGTCACCTCCTGGTCACTGCCCGGGCACTGCCCGGTCACTGCGTGGTCATTGCGTGGTCTCCTCGTGGTCACTGCCTGGTCACTGCCCGGTCACCTCCTGGTCACTGCCCGGTCATTGCGTGGTCACTGCGTGGTCATTGCATGGTCATTGTGTGGTCATTGCATGGTCACCTCCTGGTCACCTCCTGGTCACCTCCTGGTCATTGCATGGTCACCTCCTGGTCATTGCGTGGTCACCTCCTGGTCATTGCGTGGTCACCTCCTGGTCATTGCATGGTCACTGTGTGGTCACTGCCCGGTCACCTCCTGGTCACTGCCCGGTCATTGCATGGTCACCTCCTGGTCATTGCATGGTCATTGCATGGTCACCTCCTGGTCATTGCGTGGTCACCTCCTGGTCATTGCGTGGTCACCTCCTGGTCATTGCATGGTCACTGTGTGGTCACTGCCCGGTCACCTCCTGGTCACTGCCCGGTCATTGCGTGGTCACCTCCTGGTCATTGTGTGGTCATTGCGTGGTCACCTCCTGGTCACCTCCTAGTCATTGCGTGGTCACCTCCTGGTCATTGCCTGGTCATTGCATGGTCACCTCCTGGTCATTGCATGGTCACTGCGTGGTCATTGCATGGTCATTGCATGGTCACTGTGTGGTCACCTCCTGGTCACTGCCCGGTCATTGCATGGTCACCTCCTTGTCACCTCCTGGTCATTGCATGGTCACCTCTTGGTCATCTCCTGGTCACCTCCTGGTCATTGCCTGGTCACTGCATGGTCATTGCATGGTTACCTCCTGGTCACCTCCTGGTCATTGCATGCTCACTGCCCTGTCACCTCCTGGTCATTGTGTGGTCACCTCCTGGTCACCTCCTGGTCACCTCCTGGTCACCTCCTGGTCACCTGCTGGTCACCTCCTGCTCATTCCACGGTCACTCAGTCACGATCCTCCTGGGCCACCTCCTGTTCTCCCCCAGGGGTCACCTGGTCAGTGGTCACCGAATGACCTTgggtgaccccagtgaccccaatgACCCTCATgtccctgagtgaccccagtgaccccagtgaccctgactgaccccagtgaccccaatgACCCTCATgtccctgagtgaccccagtgaccctgCCTGACCCaactgaccccagtgaccccaatgaccccaggtgtccctgactGACCCTGATTGACCCCAGCTGCCCCaactgaccccagtgaccccgaCTGACCCTgactgaccccagtgaccccgactgaccccagtgaccccagtgaccccggTGCCCCCCCAGGAGCTGCGGGAGCGGGTGCTGCGGGGCAAGTACCGCGTGCCCTTCTACATGTCCACGGACTGCGAGAACATCCTGCGGCGCTTCCTGGTGCTCAACCCCGCCAAGCGCTGCACCCTCGAGGTcagggggtccccaggggggCTTGGGGGTCCCAcggggggtttgagggggatttggggggatttggggtgggtttgagggggttttggggggatttggggctgtgaGAACATCCTGCGGCGCTTCCTGGTGCTCAACCCCGCCAAGCGCTGCACCCTCGAGGTcagggggtccccaggggggCTTGGGGGTCCcacggggggtttggggtgggtttggggggattttggggggatttggggctgtgaGAAcatcctgtgctgctcagccctgccaagcGCTGCACCCTCGAGGTCAGGGGGTCCCCAGcagagatttgggggtcccacgGGGGGCTTGGGGTGggtttgagggggatttggggtgggtttgggggtcccacagggggtttgagggggttttggggggatttggggcagtttggggggggatttggggctgtgggatcatcctgtgctgctgtccccctgatgtccccgtgtccccaatgtccccctgttgtccccatgtccccagtgtccccaatcccctgataccccctgatgtccccacacccccccaatgtccccgatgtcccctgatgtcccctgatgtccctgtgtccccaatccccccaataCCCCgtgatgtccccatgtccccacacccccccaatgtccccaatgtccccagtgtccccaatccccccgataccccctgatgtccccacaccccccgatgtcccctgctgtccccgtgtccccagtgtccccaatcccctgataccccctgatgtccccgtgtccccaatgtccccctgctgtccccatgtccccagtgtccccaatccccccgataccccctgatgtccccacacccccccaatgtccccgatgtcccctgatgtccccatgtcccccccccAGCAAATCATGAAGGACAAGTGGATCAACATCGGCTACGAGGGCGACGAGCTGACGCCCTACACCGAGCCCCAGGAGGACTTTGGGGACACCAAGCGCATcggtgaggggacacggggacacggggacgcGGTGGCACCccggggacagcgtggggacagcgCGGGTGACatctctgtgtccccccagaGGTGATGGTGGGCATGGGCTACACGAGGGAGGAGATCAAGGAGG
The genomic region above belongs to Haemorhous mexicanus isolate bHaeMex1 chromosome 36, bHaeMex1.pri, whole genome shotgun sequence and contains:
- the MARK4 gene encoding MAP/microtubule affinity-regulating kinase 4 isoform X1 — its product is MSSRSALAAGNERNADTLGPGGSARPDKAGGWSGRGSGAGAPPPRGRNSLGGGSEEPPPHVGNYRLLRTIGKGNFAKVKLARHVLTGREVAIKIIDKTQLNPTSLQKLFREVRIMKGLNHPNIVKLFEVIETEKTLYLVMEYASAGEVFDYLVSHGRMKEKEARAKFRQIVSAVHYCHQKNIVHRDLKAENLLLDADANIKIADFGFSNEFSRGSKLDTFCGSPPYAAPELFQGKKYDGPEVDIWSLGVILYTLVSGSLPFDGHNLKELRERVLRGKYRVPFYMSTDCENILRRFLVLNPAKRCTLEQIMKDKWINIGYEGDELTPYTEPQEDFGDTKRIEVMVGMGYTREEIKEALSTHKYNEVTATYLLLGRRGEPEGGTALSLSLSRPRGVAEAPNGATKSGTSSGTSGTSHGKGQRGGGHHRQRRHSDFCGPAPSAAPPPRRSPPSAAPPPSELREGGVAGGVAPPPRRGSGGGGGGRGGGGGAGPPLPPPCSPLVSSAHNPNKAEIPERHLDGQPHVPPSVMGRRNTYVCSGGERHLLLPNGKDSLPSRPPPSPSSHSLGGAHLAHLARGCSARSTFHGGGGGASTGTGTRRGGGAAGAPPPASPPPPSAASPRPRPTATLLSKITSKLTRRVSLDPSRRQSSNRCVSATPGPGATKIRE